The Engystomops pustulosus chromosome 9, aEngPut4.maternal, whole genome shotgun sequence genome includes a window with the following:
- the YIF1B gene encoding protein YIF1B has translation MNRESSFRAPSKRRHRGSNPNMAGQHQLFDDTSAVPGPPGMEYHNHGSPALGIPTQAFLSEPMSNFAMAYGSSLATQGKEMVDKNIDRIIPVNKLKYYFAVDTVYVGKKIGLLLFPYMHQDWEVRYQQDIPVAPRFDVNAPDLYIPVMAFITYILVAGLALGTQNNFSPEILGMQASSALAWLIVEVFAVLLSLYLVTVNTDLTTVDLVAFSGYKYVGMISGVLSGLLFGKTGYYIVLSWCCISIVFFMIRTLRLKILSEAAAEGVLVRGARNQLRMYLTMAIAAVQPLFMYWLTYHLVR, from the exons ATGAACCGGGAGAGCAGCTTCAGGGCCC CTTCAAAGCGGCGCCATCGAGGCTCTAACCCCAATATGGCCGGTCAGCATCAGTTATTCGATGACACCAGTGCCGTCCCAGGACCTCCGGGCATGGAATACCACAACCACGGCTCCCCAGCTCTGGGCATCCCTACTCAGGCCTTCCTGTCAGAACCCATGTCCAACTTCGCCATGGCCTATGGAAGCAGCTTAGCTACACAGGGCAAGGAGATGGTGGACAAAAAT ATTGACAGGATAATCCCGGTGAACAAGCTCAAGTATTACTTTGCTGTCGACACGGTTTATGTCGGTAAAAAAATTGGGCTTCTCCTCTTCCCCTACATGCACCAG GACTGGGAGGTCCGGTACCAGCAGGATATCCCCGTAGCTCCACGATTTGATGTCAATGCTCCGGACCTTTACATTCCAG TCATGGCTTTTATCACTTATATTCTGGTTGCTGGGCTGGCACTGGGAACACAGAACAA CTTTTCCCCGGAGATCCTGGGCATGCAGGCCAGCTCTGCCTTGGCCTGGCTCATAGTGGAGGTGTTTGCTGTCCTTCTCAGCCTCTACCTAGTGACTGTAAATACTGACCTCACCACTGTGGATCTTGTAGCGTTTTCTGGCTACAAATATGTGGG GATGATATCAGGAGTTCTGTCTGGCCTTCTCTTTGGGAAGACTGGATACTACATTGTCCTTAGCTGGTGTTGCATCTCCATAGTGTTTTTCATG ATTCGGACTTTGAGGTTAAAGATCTTGTCAGAAGCCGCAGCAGAGGGCGTCCTGGTCCGTGGTGCTAGGAACCAGCTGCGCATGTACCTGACCATGGCAATCGCTGCAGTGCAGCCCCTCTTCATGTACTGGCTGACGTACCACCTAGTGAGATGA